A section of the Kribbella sp. HUAS MG21 genome encodes:
- a CDS encoding DUF2306 domain-containing protein, protein MTAEATTSMRRRRSRNAVARPAGQHQARGWPVPAGLVALSAIPLTAGTFRLIQLAGGPDVMPADHRFTGFPAALVMHITGAAVFVVLGALQFVPRIRRRHRAWHRRAGRVAAVTGLAVAASALWLTLFYEAQPGTGDLLYVFRLVFSAAMAACLLLGFAAIRRRDIATHRAWMIRAYAIGLGAGTQAFTKGVGGAVFGAGELRGDLFKAAGWVINLAIAEWAVRRPAYRGRVRAAVQS, encoded by the coding sequence ATGACCGCCGAGGCGACGACCTCGATGCGCAGACGCCGCAGCCGGAACGCCGTCGCACGCCCCGCCGGACAGCACCAGGCTCGGGGCTGGCCGGTCCCGGCCGGACTGGTCGCCCTGTCCGCGATCCCACTGACGGCCGGCACGTTCCGGCTCATCCAGCTCGCCGGCGGCCCGGACGTCATGCCCGCCGACCACCGCTTCACCGGGTTCCCGGCCGCGCTGGTCATGCACATCACCGGTGCCGCGGTCTTCGTAGTCCTCGGTGCGCTCCAGTTCGTGCCCCGTATCCGGCGTCGGCACCGCGCCTGGCACCGGCGTGCCGGACGCGTCGCCGCTGTCACCGGTCTTGCGGTGGCCGCGTCGGCGCTGTGGCTGACGCTGTTCTACGAAGCGCAGCCTGGCACAGGTGATCTGTTGTACGTTTTCCGGCTGGTGTTCTCGGCGGCGATGGCCGCGTGCCTACTGCTCGGCTTCGCGGCGATCCGACGCCGCGACATCGCCACGCACCGGGCGTGGATGATCCGGGCCTACGCGATCGGACTCGGCGCCGGCACCCAGGCGTTCACCAAAGGAGTCGGCGGCGCCGTCTTCGGCGCCGGCGAGCTTCGCGGCGACCTCTTCAAGGCAGCCGGATGGGTCATCAACCTCGCCATCGCCGAATGGGCCGTACGCCGCCCCGCATACCGCGGCCGCGTACGGGCAGCAGTGCAGTCATGA
- a CDS encoding ABC transporter permease, with the protein MITGLVVELTKLTHAAVARVTGVLIVLGISLICSAMLLAVDTDDPQLAAKLGPLIDPGGWVGYLTVAIQVTGAAGLIGYGVVLSWLFSREFADGTITGLFAIPLSRRTLATAKLTVYLMWGLVTALALVLALILLGLAGGLGPIPPDAAPAIGRLLGLSILNLVIATPAAWAATVGRSVLAGIGTTLAIVVASQVSVIAGTGGWFPFAAPALWAISTGITVTPAQLALVAPVAALAITLTLRSWHHLQLDR; encoded by the coding sequence ATGATCACCGGCCTCGTCGTCGAACTCACCAAACTCACGCACGCGGCCGTGGCGCGGGTCACCGGCGTCCTGATCGTGCTGGGCATCTCGCTGATCTGCTCCGCGATGCTGCTGGCGGTCGACACCGACGATCCGCAACTCGCCGCCAAGCTGGGCCCGTTGATCGACCCCGGCGGCTGGGTCGGCTACCTCACCGTCGCCATCCAGGTCACCGGCGCCGCCGGCCTCATCGGGTACGGCGTGGTGCTCAGCTGGCTGTTCAGCCGGGAATTCGCCGACGGCACCATCACCGGCCTGTTCGCGATCCCGCTCTCCCGCCGGACACTCGCCACCGCCAAGCTCACCGTCTACCTGATGTGGGGACTGGTCACCGCCCTCGCCCTGGTGCTCGCCCTGATCCTCCTCGGCCTGGCCGGCGGACTCGGCCCGATCCCGCCCGACGCCGCACCGGCGATCGGCAGACTGCTCGGCCTCTCGATCCTCAACCTCGTCATCGCCACCCCCGCCGCCTGGGCGGCAACCGTCGGCCGATCCGTGCTCGCCGGCATCGGGACCACCCTGGCCATCGTCGTCGCGTCCCAGGTGAGCGTGATCGCAGGCACCGGCGGCTGGTTCCCGTTCGCCGCCCCCGCCCTCTGGGCAATCAGCACCGGCATCACCGTCACACCCGCACAGCTCGCCCTCGTGGCACCAGTCGCCGCACTCGCCATCACCCTGACCCTCCGCTCCTGGCACCACCTCCAACTCGACCGATAG
- a CDS encoding ABC transporter ATP-binding protein, with protein MTEPALDARGLVRGFDDGTGVRGVDLQIAPGEIHALVGLNGAGKTTLMRLLLGILKPTSGAVTIHGRSLDRTDWSTAGHLIDHPLAYRELTCRQNLVLGARLHGVPPARIPGIVDAAVAELQLTQYADRRAGKLSLGNKQRLGLASALQHHPRLIVLDEPTNALDPAGVILLREALLRRAAAGAALLVSSHHLDEVARIGDRISVMNAGRIIGALDPHGVDIERSFFELVHSDQDNKEPA; from the coding sequence GTGACTGAACCCGCGCTGGACGCCCGAGGGCTGGTCCGCGGGTTCGACGACGGTACCGGCGTACGCGGTGTCGACCTCCAGATCGCGCCAGGTGAGATCCACGCACTCGTCGGCCTGAACGGCGCCGGGAAGACCACGCTGATGCGGCTCCTCCTCGGCATACTGAAACCGACCAGCGGAGCAGTCACCATCCACGGCCGCAGCCTCGACCGCACCGACTGGTCGACGGCCGGGCATCTGATCGACCACCCGCTGGCCTACCGCGAGCTGACCTGCCGGCAGAACCTGGTCCTCGGCGCCCGGCTGCACGGCGTCCCACCGGCCAGGATTCCCGGCATCGTCGACGCAGCTGTAGCCGAACTGCAGCTGACGCAGTACGCCGACCGCCGAGCCGGCAAACTCTCGCTCGGGAACAAGCAGCGGCTCGGCCTCGCCTCCGCGCTCCAGCACCACCCGCGGCTCATCGTGCTGGACGAACCCACCAACGCCCTCGACCCAGCCGGCGTGATCCTGCTCCGCGAAGCACTGCTGCGCCGCGCGGCCGCGGGCGCAGCCCTCCTGGTCAGCAGCCACCACCTCGACGAGGTCGCACGCATCGGCGACCGGATCTCGGTGATGAACGCCGGGCGCATCATCGGAGCTCTCGATCCGCACGGTGTCGACATCGAGCGGTCGTTCTTCGAGCTCGTCCACAGCGACCAGGACAACAAGGAACCAGCATGA
- a CDS encoding helix-turn-helix domain-containing protein has product MASRAERTRDRLLAAALELFAERGYDATSVSQIAARAGVTEVTFFRHFPGKASVLVDDPYDPAIGVAIRQQPIGLDPISRAARGIRTAWQQLPQPSVEEVRIRLRIVAQTPTLRTSIAGGTAATEAVITDALTDGGTHRTEAQIAAAAVMGALNTALLAWSLTDSDDLGQAIETALDVLEAHRD; this is encoded by the coding sequence GTGGCGTCACGAGCCGAGAGGACCCGGGACCGGCTGCTGGCCGCGGCTCTGGAGCTGTTCGCGGAGCGGGGGTACGACGCGACGAGCGTGAGCCAGATCGCGGCGCGCGCGGGGGTGACCGAGGTGACGTTCTTCCGGCACTTCCCGGGCAAGGCGAGCGTGCTGGTCGACGATCCGTACGACCCGGCGATCGGCGTCGCGATCCGGCAGCAGCCGATCGGCCTCGATCCGATCAGCCGTGCGGCCCGCGGAATCCGTACGGCGTGGCAGCAGCTTCCGCAACCGTCGGTCGAAGAGGTCCGGATCCGGCTCCGCATCGTCGCGCAGACTCCCACCCTGCGCACCAGCATCGCCGGCGGAACCGCCGCGACGGAGGCGGTGATCACCGACGCTCTCACCGACGGCGGCACCCACCGCACGGAAGCACAGATCGCCGCTGCGGCAGTGATGGGCGCACTCAACACCGCCCTCCTCGCATGGAGCCTGACCGACTCCGACGACCTCGGGCAAGCGATCGAGACCGCTCTCGACGTCCTCGAGGCCCACCGTGACTGA
- a CDS encoding TetR family transcriptional regulator, whose amino-acid sequence MRSTAAPGGSAERAGQGTVERIRDAAILRYGRDGFSVGLRAVAADAGVTAGLVVHHFGSKDGLRRACDAYVLDVIRSEKLKAATGGPAAAIAQLAAVEEYAPMALYSLRSLQAGGELATAFMERMCADALEYLEAGVAKGLIRPSRDPAARARYLATQAMGSLLLWVSLHPGFREIDDFRKELRQISDEITLPALEVFTEGLFVDRKMLDEYLMYVCDPPAGDAKP is encoded by the coding sequence ATGCGTTCAACCGCAGCACCCGGTGGCTCGGCCGAGAGGGCCGGGCAGGGGACGGTCGAGCGGATCCGGGACGCCGCGATCCTGCGGTACGGGCGGGACGGGTTCTCGGTGGGGCTGCGGGCGGTGGCCGCGGACGCCGGGGTGACCGCGGGCCTGGTGGTGCACCATTTCGGATCGAAGGACGGGCTGCGGCGCGCGTGTGACGCGTATGTCCTGGACGTCATCCGGTCGGAGAAGCTGAAAGCGGCGACGGGTGGTCCGGCGGCGGCGATCGCGCAGCTGGCGGCGGTGGAGGAGTACGCGCCGATGGCGTTGTACTCGTTGCGGAGCCTGCAGGCCGGTGGCGAGCTCGCGACGGCGTTCATGGAGCGGATGTGCGCCGACGCGCTGGAGTATCTCGAGGCCGGCGTCGCGAAGGGTCTGATCAGGCCGAGCCGGGATCCCGCGGCGCGCGCACGGTATCTGGCGACGCAGGCGATGGGGTCGTTGTTGTTGTGGGTCTCGCTGCACCCCGGGTTCCGGGAGATCGACGATTTCCGCAAGGAGCTGCGGCAGATCTCCGACGAGATCACGCTGCCGGCGCTCGAGGTGTTCACGGAGGGGCTGTTCGTCGACCGCAAGATGCTCGACGAGTACTTGATGTACGTCTGCGATCCGCCGGCCGGCGACGCGAAACCGTAG
- a CDS encoding ABC transporter ATP-binding protein, producing MTAAQNAALTIQQLHKSFGQVKALDGLDLTVQAGQVAGFLGPNGAGKSTTIRIVLGLLGADSGYVDVLGLHPWHDAVELHRRLAYVPGDVSLWPNLTGGEAIDLLSRLRGGASKARRAELLERFELDPTRKGRTYSKGNRQKVALVAALAADVELLVLDEPTSGLDPLMETVFQECIAEAKAAGRSVLLSSHILAEVEKLCDTVTIIRAGRAVQSGTLAELRHLTRTTITVTLDGDTQRLAALPGVHDLRAADGTVTFDVDHDELAEVVRALGGLGVRSLTSAPPSLEQLFLRQYGDQLAEVAS from the coding sequence ATGACTGCTGCCCAGAACGCAGCTCTGACGATCCAGCAACTCCACAAGTCCTTCGGCCAGGTGAAGGCACTCGACGGTCTCGACCTGACCGTCCAGGCCGGCCAGGTGGCCGGTTTTCTCGGTCCCAACGGCGCCGGCAAGTCCACCACGATCCGGATCGTGCTCGGACTGCTCGGCGCCGATTCCGGGTACGTCGACGTACTCGGCCTGCACCCGTGGCACGACGCGGTCGAGCTGCACCGCCGCCTCGCGTACGTGCCCGGCGACGTGAGCCTGTGGCCGAACCTGACCGGCGGTGAGGCGATCGATCTGCTGTCCAGGTTGCGCGGCGGCGCGTCGAAGGCGCGGCGGGCCGAGCTGCTGGAGCGTTTCGAGCTCGATCCGACGAGGAAGGGACGCACGTACAGCAAGGGCAACCGGCAGAAGGTTGCGCTGGTCGCGGCGCTGGCCGCCGACGTCGAGCTCCTGGTGCTGGACGAGCCGACCTCGGGCCTCGATCCGCTGATGGAGACGGTGTTCCAGGAGTGCATCGCCGAGGCGAAGGCCGCGGGGCGTTCGGTGTTGCTCTCCAGCCACATCCTCGCGGAGGTGGAGAAGCTCTGCGACACGGTCACGATCATCCGCGCGGGCCGCGCGGTGCAGTCCGGCACGCTGGCGGAGTTGCGGCATCTGACCCGTACGACAATCACCGTGACGCTGGACGGTGACACGCAGCGGCTGGCCGCGCTGCCCGGCGTCCACGACCTGCGCGCTGCTGACGGGACGGTGACGTTCGACGTGGACCACGACGAGCTCGCCGAGGTAGTGCGGGCGCTAGGCGGTCTCGGCGTACGGAGCCTGACGAGTGCGCCGCCGTCGCTGGAACAGCTGTTCCTGCGCCAGTACGGCGACCAGTTGGCCGAGGTGGCGTCATGA
- a CDS encoding polyketide antibiotic transporter encodes MTNFTATGDLIRFALRRDRVKLPIWVGAIGLGMLYAVNALPTVYSTPEQRQVRARLMDSPAATMMSGPGYGLDNYTLGAMITNEMVLWLAVPAAMMSIFLIVRHTRAEEETGRAELVRSAVVGRYAAPLAALVVAVIANAGVAVLAALALMSGELSAADSFAVGLGLGLTGLVFAGVATVTAQLTEHARSASSLAMAVVGAAFLLRAVGDASQRGGNFLSWLSPLAWTQQLRPFVDLRWWPLLLPVAFVVAAVGVAYALSGRRDVGAGLLPARLGRAHAAPSLSTPLGLAARQQRASLIGWGSGLFVFAVATGSLSDSVAEAVAENPEMGEVFRAAGQDPTDGFFGAMALFFALMIAAFAVTSVLRLRSEERTGHAEAALATAVSRRRWIASWLGYTALASVVLLLLSGFGVGLGAVTSGSDSGVLAEATVATLAFVPAVLVVVGVAAVLFGVRPGLSSWAWLVVAYAFFFGFFGALLGLPDGFAKLSPFGHTTAMPLSSIEVLPLLVLTVVAAVLTVAGGIGFRNRDLELS; translated from the coding sequence ATGACGAACTTCACCGCGACAGGCGACCTGATCCGGTTCGCGCTGCGCCGCGACCGGGTGAAGCTGCCGATCTGGGTCGGCGCGATCGGCCTCGGCATGCTGTACGCCGTCAACGCGCTGCCGACCGTCTACTCGACGCCCGAGCAACGTCAGGTCCGCGCACGGCTGATGGATTCGCCCGCGGCGACGATGATGTCGGGCCCCGGTTACGGCCTGGACAACTACACCCTCGGTGCGATGATCACCAACGAGATGGTGCTGTGGCTCGCCGTACCGGCCGCGATGATGAGCATCTTCCTGATCGTGCGGCACACCCGCGCCGAGGAGGAGACCGGGCGCGCGGAGCTCGTCCGATCGGCCGTCGTCGGCCGGTACGCCGCACCACTGGCCGCGCTGGTCGTCGCGGTCATCGCCAACGCCGGCGTCGCTGTCCTGGCGGCGCTGGCCCTGATGAGCGGTGAGCTGTCAGCAGCCGACTCGTTCGCTGTCGGTCTCGGGCTGGGCCTGACGGGTCTGGTCTTCGCCGGCGTCGCGACCGTGACCGCGCAGCTGACCGAGCACGCCCGGTCGGCGTCGAGCCTGGCGATGGCGGTCGTCGGAGCCGCGTTCCTGTTGCGAGCGGTAGGGGACGCGTCGCAGCGTGGCGGCAACTTCCTGTCGTGGCTGTCGCCGCTGGCGTGGACGCAGCAGCTGCGTCCGTTCGTCGATCTGCGGTGGTGGCCGCTGCTGCTGCCGGTCGCGTTCGTCGTGGCTGCTGTCGGCGTGGCTTATGCCTTGTCCGGACGGCGTGATGTCGGTGCCGGACTGCTACCGGCGAGGCTCGGAAGAGCGCACGCGGCACCGTCGCTGTCCACGCCGCTCGGGCTGGCGGCGCGACAGCAGCGGGCCAGCCTCATCGGCTGGGGGAGCGGGCTGTTCGTGTTCGCCGTGGCCACCGGTTCGTTGAGTGATTCGGTGGCCGAGGCGGTCGCCGAGAACCCGGAGATGGGTGAGGTGTTCCGCGCCGCCGGACAGGATCCGACGGATGGCTTCTTCGGCGCGATGGCGTTGTTCTTCGCGTTGATGATCGCGGCGTTCGCGGTCACGTCCGTACTGCGCCTGAGGTCCGAGGAACGCACCGGTCACGCCGAGGCAGCGTTGGCCACCGCGGTCAGCCGCCGTCGCTGGATCGCTTCGTGGCTCGGGTACACCGCGCTGGCCTCCGTTGTACTGCTGCTCCTCAGCGGATTCGGCGTCGGTCTCGGCGCTGTCACGAGCGGATCGGACAGCGGTGTGCTTGCCGAGGCGACGGTGGCTACCCTCGCCTTCGTCCCTGCGGTCCTGGTGGTGGTCGGCGTTGCGGCGGTGCTGTTCGGCGTCCGGCCGGGGCTGTCGAGCTGGGCTTGGCTCGTGGTCGCCTACGCCTTCTTCTTCGGCTTCTTCGGTGCGCTGCTGGGCCTGCCTGACGGCTTCGCCAAGCTGTCCCCGTTCGGCCACACCACCGCCATGCCGCTGTCGAGCATCGAGGTACTCCCGCTGCTCGTCCTGACCGTCGTCGCCGCGGTCCTGACAGTTGCCGGAGGCATCGGCTTCCGCAACCGGGATCTCGAGCTGTCCTGA
- a CDS encoding sensor domain-containing protein, producing the protein MTKSLRAVACSAVLMLAFTACSGGTDSGSPTASSTPSSTPAPTSTTPATAPSSTPSSTPPAASPSAVPSAVPKRTAAQLAKALLVLADLPPGFSIEKDAAGDDADVTVSSKDSRCAKLVAFTNADNPPGSKASAGQSYSGGAQGPFIDETIDAMGSPAAAQALQKSFRQAVTACRTMSLKVPGEGTSPISVREVSAPDVGTDPVAVRFTATAGPAQGFEVTMVTAAVDDVVVAVTVVNGLPEDIEGASTAAVEKVEDTLAASTSGT; encoded by the coding sequence ATGACGAAGTCACTCAGAGCCGTCGCCTGCTCCGCGGTTCTCATGCTTGCGTTCACCGCCTGCTCCGGCGGAACCGACAGTGGCTCCCCGACGGCCTCTAGCACCCCGTCGTCCACACCGGCGCCTACCAGCACCACGCCGGCCACCGCGCCCAGCAGTACGCCCAGCAGTACGCCGCCGGCCGCTTCGCCGAGCGCCGTACCGTCCGCCGTACCGAAACGGACCGCGGCCCAGCTCGCCAAGGCGTTGCTGGTGCTGGCCGATCTGCCACCAGGCTTCTCGATCGAGAAGGACGCCGCGGGCGATGACGCCGACGTCACCGTCTCATCGAAGGACAGTCGCTGCGCCAAGCTCGTTGCCTTCACCAACGCCGACAACCCGCCCGGCTCGAAGGCGTCCGCCGGCCAGTCGTACTCCGGTGGCGCCCAAGGCCCGTTCATCGACGAGACCATCGACGCCATGGGATCACCGGCGGCTGCGCAGGCCTTGCAGAAGTCCTTCAGGCAGGCCGTCACCGCGTGCCGCACGATGTCCTTGAAGGTTCCGGGCGAAGGAACGTCACCGATCAGCGTTCGTGAGGTCTCCGCGCCGGACGTCGGCACCGATCCCGTGGCCGTCCGGTTCACGGCGACCGCGGGCCCGGCGCAGGGGTTCGAGGTCACCATGGTCACCGCCGCGGTCGATGACGTCGTCGTGGCCGTCACAGTCGTCAACGGACTGCCCGAAGACATCGAGGGTGCCAGTACGGCGGCGGTCGAGAAGGTCGAGGACACGCTCGCCGCGTCGACCTCCGGCACCTGA
- a CDS encoding calcium/sodium antiporter, producing MLVQIVLALAGLVVLTFAADHLVLGSSRLAERMRISPVVVGVVVIGLGTSAPEFLVSGVAAARGDTGLAVGNIAGSNILNLSLVLGIAALAGSVAVTSQVIRREVPLAVGAVTLFSFLAWAGLNPMTGAVLAVAGVGAVLILLRWARQGRSNEEVATEAAEFTQATATLDVPVQPSRLPAWFEPVRALLGLAGVLAGAQLLVSNASTIATELGVPQVIIGFTLVALGTSLPELVTTVQAQRRGESDLVVGNLFGSNLFNSLIGGAVVGLASGSGTPGRAAVALSITMILTAGLAWMLLRRGLALTRVEALVLLAAYALTMPLLLST from the coding sequence ATGCTGGTCCAGATTGTGCTTGCCCTTGCCGGACTGGTCGTGCTGACCTTCGCGGCCGATCATCTGGTGCTCGGCTCGTCCCGGCTCGCCGAGCGGATGCGGATCAGTCCGGTGGTGGTCGGAGTCGTCGTCATCGGCCTGGGCACGTCGGCGCCCGAGTTCCTCGTCTCCGGTGTCGCCGCCGCGCGTGGGGACACCGGCCTGGCGGTCGGCAACATCGCCGGGTCCAACATCCTCAACCTCAGCCTCGTTCTGGGGATCGCCGCACTCGCCGGATCGGTGGCTGTGACGTCGCAGGTGATCCGTCGCGAGGTACCGCTGGCGGTCGGTGCCGTCACCCTGTTCTCGTTCCTGGCCTGGGCGGGACTGAACCCGATGACCGGCGCCGTGCTCGCCGTCGCAGGCGTCGGTGCGGTGCTGATCCTGTTGCGGTGGGCCCGCCAGGGACGCAGCAACGAGGAGGTCGCTACCGAAGCCGCCGAGTTCACCCAGGCGACGGCGACCTTGGACGTCCCGGTGCAGCCGTCGCGACTGCCGGCCTGGTTCGAGCCGGTGCGCGCGCTCCTCGGACTCGCCGGAGTACTGGCCGGAGCTCAGCTCCTGGTCTCCAACGCGTCGACCATCGCGACCGAACTCGGCGTACCGCAAGTCATCATCGGCTTCACCCTGGTCGCGCTGGGCACGTCACTGCCGGAGCTCGTCACCACCGTCCAAGCCCAGCGCCGCGGCGAATCCGACCTCGTCGTCGGAAACCTCTTCGGCAGCAACCTTTTCAACAGCCTCATCGGCGGCGCCGTCGTCGGACTCGCGTCCGGCTCGGGCACCCCCGGACGGGCCGCCGTCGCGCTCAGCATCACGATGATTCTCACCGCCGGGCTCGCCTGGATGCTGCTCCGCCGCGGACTCGCCCTGACCCGAGTCGAAGCCCTCGTCCTCCTCGCCGCCTACGCACTCACCATGCCACTTCTGCTCTCGACCTGA
- a CDS encoding ArsB/NhaD family transporter, protein MTVIAVVVFVVAYVLIATEWTHKLYAALGGAAVLLALGVTDAEHAFYSHETGIDWDVIFLLFGMMVIVGIVRRTGVFEYIAIWAAKRAKGSPLRVMILLTLITAVASAFLDNVTTVLLIAPVTLLVCDRLGINPVPFLIAEVLASNIGGAATLIGDPPNIIIASRSGLTFNDFLVHMAPLVVIELIVFTLVLPWLFKGSFRVDPERVDGVMQLNEREAIEDPRLLIKCGAVLLLVFAGFVGRAIVDIEPSVVALLGAGLLVMISGVETRHYMASVEWQTLLFFAGLFVMVGALVKTGVIGELADQIGKVTEGRALLAVMLILVVSAVLSGIVDNIPYVATMSPVVLELTKGIPDPVQAEALWWSLAIGADFGGNATAVGASANVVVIGLALRAGSPISFWEFTRKGVVMTAITIVVAAPYLWLRYFVLS, encoded by the coding sequence GTGACCGTCATCGCGGTGGTCGTGTTCGTCGTCGCCTATGTGCTGATCGCGACCGAGTGGACGCACAAGCTGTACGCGGCGCTCGGTGGGGCAGCGGTCCTGCTGGCCCTCGGGGTGACCGACGCGGAACATGCGTTCTACTCCCACGAGACAGGCATCGACTGGGACGTCATCTTCCTGCTCTTCGGCATGATGGTGATCGTCGGCATCGTCCGCCGTACGGGCGTTTTCGAGTACATCGCGATCTGGGCTGCCAAGCGCGCGAAGGGTTCGCCGCTGCGGGTGATGATCCTGCTGACGCTGATCACCGCGGTCGCGTCGGCGTTCCTGGACAACGTGACGACGGTGCTGCTGATCGCGCCGGTCACGCTGCTGGTCTGCGACCGGCTCGGCATCAATCCGGTCCCGTTCCTGATCGCCGAGGTCCTGGCGTCGAACATCGGCGGCGCGGCGACGTTGATCGGCGACCCGCCGAACATCATTATCGCCAGCCGGTCGGGACTCACGTTCAACGACTTCCTGGTGCACATGGCCCCGCTGGTGGTCATCGAACTGATCGTGTTCACGCTCGTGCTGCCCTGGCTGTTCAAAGGCTCGTTCAGGGTCGACCCGGAGCGGGTCGACGGCGTGATGCAACTGAACGAGCGCGAGGCGATCGAGGACCCGCGGCTGCTGATCAAGTGCGGCGCCGTGCTGCTGCTGGTCTTCGCCGGGTTCGTCGGCCGCGCGATCGTGGACATCGAGCCGTCGGTGGTAGCGCTGCTCGGAGCCGGCCTGCTGGTGATGATCTCCGGTGTGGAGACCCGTCACTACATGGCGAGCGTCGAGTGGCAGACCCTCCTGTTCTTCGCCGGCCTGTTCGTGATGGTCGGTGCGCTGGTCAAGACGGGCGTGATCGGTGAACTGGCCGATCAGATCGGCAAGGTGACCGAAGGCCGGGCGCTGCTGGCGGTGATGCTGATCCTGGTCGTGTCCGCCGTGCTGTCCGGGATCGTGGACAACATCCCGTACGTCGCGACGATGAGCCCGGTCGTCCTGGAACTCACCAAGGGCATCCCCGATCCGGTCCAGGCCGAGGCGTTGTGGTGGTCGCTGGCGATCGGAGCGGACTTCGGTGGCAACGCGACCGCGGTAGGCGCGAGTGCCAATGTCGTCGTGATCGGGCTGGCGTTGCGGGCCGGGAGTCCGATCAGCTTCTGGGAATTCACCCGCAAGGGCGTCGTGATGACGGCCATCACGATCGTGGTCGCGGCGCCGTACCTGTGGTTGCGCTACTTCGTTCTGTCCTGA
- a CDS encoding CBS domain-containing protein has translation MRAGELAAPYPTVDLSTPVVEAARLMAAENLPGLIVVDGERPVTILPGTQVLQLAVPGYCQDDPALARVIDEQSADVFLRNLGDRTVADALPRERRDLPVLEPDATVLEIAAVMARSRSPLVAIAEHDGPLLGVITLDALLERVLA, from the coding sequence ATGCGTGCTGGTGAGCTTGCCGCGCCCTATCCGACGGTGGACCTGAGCACGCCGGTGGTCGAGGCGGCCAGGTTGATGGCGGCCGAGAACCTGCCCGGGTTGATCGTGGTGGACGGCGAGCGGCCCGTCACCATCCTGCCTGGCACGCAGGTCCTGCAGCTCGCCGTGCCGGGCTACTGCCAGGACGATCCCGCACTCGCGCGGGTGATCGACGAGCAGTCGGCTGACGTGTTCCTGCGCAACCTGGGCGATCGGACGGTCGCCGACGCCCTGCCGCGAGAACGCAGAGATCTGCCGGTGCTCGAGCCGGACGCGACTGTGCTCGAGATCGCCGCCGTCATGGCCCGATCACGCAGCCCGCTGGTGGCGATCGCCGAACACGACGGGCCGTTGCTCGGCGTCATCACCCTCGACGCGCTGCTGGAGCGCGTCCTCGCGTAA
- a CDS encoding GerMN domain-containing protein, with translation MTRRTCTVLAAIAATILLIGCGVPIQQGPAPIDPDAVPSRLQGPLSPTPGPTTATPGRPSVQVVFVQQDQLVTLVRDAPSHATADRLQTVITALLAGPTTTEQADGLTSALPPELTLAVRTVQGDRVDLELSGETDGRSATENVLAVGQIVLSVTALPTIREVTFSRDGRPVEALLADGALTTAPLTASDYATLRTR, from the coding sequence ATGACCCGCCGTACCTGCACCGTGCTGGCTGCGATCGCGGCGACGATTCTTCTGATCGGTTGCGGAGTTCCGATCCAGCAAGGACCCGCACCCATCGATCCGGACGCCGTACCGTCGCGGCTCCAAGGTCCCCTCTCACCCACCCCGGGCCCGACCACGGCCACACCCGGCCGCCCCTCCGTCCAGGTAGTCTTCGTCCAGCAGGACCAGCTCGTGACACTGGTCCGCGACGCCCCGAGCCACGCCACCGCCGACCGCCTGCAAACCGTCATCACCGCACTGCTCGCCGGCCCGACCACCACCGAACAAGCCGACGGCCTCACCTCCGCACTACCGCCAGAGCTCACCCTCGCGGTCCGCACCGTGCAAGGCGACCGCGTCGACCTCGAACTGTCCGGGGAGACCGACGGGCGGTCAGCCACCGAGAACGTTCTCGCCGTCGGGCAGATCGTTCTCTCCGTCACGGCACTTCCGACGATCCGCGAGGTCACCTTCTCCCGCGACGGCCGACCCGTCGAGGCGCTGCTCGCCGACGGCGCCCTGACGACCGCCCCGCTGACCGCCTCCGACTACGCCACACTCCGCACTCGCTGA